The following proteins come from a genomic window of Corallococcus sp. NCRR:
- a CDS encoding RICIN domain-containing protein — protein sequence MSRTSTPFRTWALGAVFLASLGGCSGPEDAPAAGEPVGKVESAALSTRVVGYLPTWAGDVNALQYSKLSHINYAFALPTASGGLTGVSSSDARLRSLVTQAHAQGVKVLIAVGGWNDGNDSGFEQMAANASTRTAFVNTVVNFVNAAGLDGVDIDWEYPDPGTSGNNYAALMRELGTAMHSRGKLLTAAVVANGYTGGGVQASVFNDVDFLNIMAYDGGQPHSTYDLAVQSLNYWKGRGLPASKAVLGVPFYGRSPSSYVAYSELVARDSQAPYKDNVGDVYYNGIATIQAKTQLGKQNGGVMIWELSQDTSGSTSLLNAIYSVAQGTGGGTGAYRLVNKASGRCVDINGPSTADGATLHQWTCHTGASQQWSMEATDSGYYRFVSRYSGKALDVRDASTADGAGLQQWSYGGGANQQFKPVDLGNGYFRLEARHSGKVLDVTGCQQGSGDGTPLQQWTWFNNACQQFRLEAL from the coding sequence GTGTCTCGTACCTCGACGCCGTTCCGGACGTGGGCGCTGGGCGCCGTGTTTCTCGCATCGCTGGGCGGCTGCTCGGGCCCGGAGGACGCCCCTGCCGCCGGGGAGCCGGTGGGGAAGGTGGAGTCCGCCGCGCTGTCGACGCGGGTGGTGGGCTACCTGCCGACGTGGGCGGGGGACGTGAACGCGTTGCAGTACTCGAAGCTGTCTCACATCAACTACGCGTTCGCGCTGCCCACGGCGTCCGGCGGGCTCACGGGGGTGAGCAGCTCCGACGCGCGGCTGCGCTCGCTGGTGACGCAGGCGCATGCGCAGGGCGTGAAGGTGCTCATCGCCGTCGGCGGCTGGAACGACGGCAACGACAGCGGCTTCGAGCAGATGGCCGCCAACGCGAGCACGCGCACGGCGTTCGTGAACACGGTGGTGAACTTCGTCAACGCGGCCGGGCTGGATGGCGTGGACATCGACTGGGAGTACCCGGACCCCGGCACGTCGGGGAACAACTACGCGGCGCTGATGCGCGAGCTGGGCACGGCCATGCACAGCCGGGGCAAGCTGCTCACGGCGGCGGTGGTGGCCAATGGCTACACGGGCGGCGGCGTGCAGGCGTCTGTCTTCAACGACGTCGATTTCCTCAACATCATGGCGTACGACGGCGGGCAGCCGCATTCGACGTATGACCTGGCGGTCCAGTCGCTGAACTACTGGAAGGGGCGCGGGCTGCCGGCGTCCAAGGCGGTGCTGGGCGTGCCGTTCTACGGGCGCTCGCCGTCCAGCTACGTGGCCTATTCGGAGCTCGTCGCCCGCGATTCGCAGGCGCCCTACAAGGACAACGTGGGGGACGTCTATTACAACGGCATCGCGACCATTCAGGCGAAGACGCAGCTGGGGAAGCAGAACGGCGGCGTGATGATCTGGGAGCTGTCCCAGGACACGTCCGGGAGCACGTCGCTGCTCAACGCCATCTACTCCGTGGCGCAGGGCACGGGCGGCGGCACGGGCGCGTACCGGCTGGTGAACAAGGCCTCCGGCCGGTGCGTGGACATCAACGGCCCCAGCACGGCGGACGGCGCCACCCTCCACCAGTGGACCTGCCACACGGGCGCGAGCCAGCAGTGGTCGATGGAGGCGACGGACAGCGGCTACTACCGCTTCGTGTCGCGCTACAGCGGCAAGGCGCTGGACGTGCGGGACGCGAGCACGGCGGACGGCGCGGGGCTCCAGCAGTGGTCCTACGGCGGCGGGGCGAACCAGCAGTTCAAGCCGGTGGACCTGGGCAATGGCTACTTCCGGCTGGAGGCGCGCCACAGCGGCAAGGTGCTGGACGTGACGGGCTGCCAGCAGGGCAGTGGTGACGGCACGCCGCTCCAGCAGTGGACCTGGTTCAACAATGCGTGTCAGCAGTTCCGGCTGGAAGCGCTGTAG
- a CDS encoding CstA-like transporter-associated (seleno)protein — MRRALTQALRHGWRQAVRTARSMIGVPDYDTYVAHMRRHHPDRAVMTYAEFFNDRLQARYRAGGGRCC, encoded by the coding sequence GTGAGGCGCGCGCTCACGCAGGCGCTCCGGCACGGCTGGCGGCAGGCCGTGCGCACCGCGCGCTCGATGATTGGCGTGCCGGATTACGACACCTACGTCGCCCACATGCGCCGTCACCATCCGGACAGAGCGGTGATGACCTACGCGGAGTTTTTCAACGACCGCCTCCAGGCCCGCTACCGCGCTGGCGGTGGCCGGTGCTGCTGA
- a CDS encoding carbon starvation CstA family protein, with translation MGGVARKLGWVALALAGAFCLGVVALHRGESISAIWLVVASVAVFMLGYRFYGRFIAEKALQLDPSRATPAERRNDGLDYVPTDRWVVFGHHFAAIAGAGPLVGPVLAAQMGYLPGTLWILAGVVVAGAVQDFVTLFLSVRRDGKSLGDMVRMELGPAAGVTAMVGVLMIMMIILAVLALVVVKALTHSPWGTFTVAMTIPIAVAMGLYLRYVRPGKVLEVSIVGFVLLMLSIWLGGQVSESTTWGPCFTFDSRTLAWLLIGYGFCAAVLPVWLLLAPRDYLSTFLKIGTVLLLAVGIVLAAPHMKMPAVTRFVDGSGPVFSGSLFPFLFITIACGAVSGWHSLIASGTTPKMLATEADARLVGYGAMLMEAFVAIMALIAASVLEPGVYFAMNSPAALIGTEAAQAAATISQWGFVITPEVLEQTARDIGETTILSRAGGAPTLAVGMAQILHGLVSGQGMMAFWYHYAILFEALFILTTVDAGTRVGRFMIQELAGLVYAPLKRTESWGANLLATALCVAAWGYFLYQGVVDPLGGINTLWPLFGIANQMLAAVALTLGCVALVKMKRERYVWVPGIPAAWLVLCTLTAGFQKVFGGDVRVSFVAHARAFSQAVAEGRLIAPAKSVEEMEAIIHNDYLDAGLTVFFMGVVVATILFGVRAALRARSSPVPTSHETPYVAAAVPVEP, from the coding sequence ATGGGTGGAGTCGCTCGGAAGTTGGGGTGGGTGGCCCTGGCGCTGGCAGGGGCCTTCTGTCTGGGCGTGGTGGCGCTGCACCGGGGTGAGTCCATCAGCGCCATCTGGCTGGTGGTCGCCTCGGTCGCGGTCTTCATGCTGGGATATCGTTTCTACGGCCGCTTCATTGCCGAAAAAGCGCTCCAGCTGGACCCCTCGCGCGCCACCCCCGCCGAGCGCCGCAACGACGGCCTGGACTACGTGCCCACGGACCGCTGGGTCGTGTTCGGCCACCACTTCGCGGCCATCGCGGGCGCGGGTCCGCTGGTGGGCCCGGTGCTGGCGGCGCAGATGGGCTACCTGCCCGGCACGCTGTGGATCCTGGCGGGCGTGGTGGTGGCCGGCGCGGTGCAGGACTTCGTGACGCTGTTCCTGTCCGTGCGCCGTGACGGCAAGTCGCTGGGCGACATGGTGCGCATGGAGCTGGGGCCCGCGGCCGGCGTGACGGCCATGGTGGGCGTGCTGATGATCATGATGATCATCCTCGCGGTGCTGGCGCTGGTGGTGGTGAAGGCGCTGACGCACAGCCCCTGGGGCACCTTCACCGTGGCGATGACCATCCCCATCGCCGTGGCCATGGGCCTGTACCTGCGCTACGTGCGGCCCGGCAAGGTGCTGGAGGTGTCCATCGTCGGCTTCGTCCTCTTGATGCTCAGCATCTGGCTGGGAGGCCAGGTCTCCGAATCCACCACCTGGGGCCCCTGTTTCACCTTCGACAGCCGCACGCTGGCGTGGCTGCTCATCGGCTACGGGTTCTGCGCGGCGGTGCTGCCGGTGTGGCTGCTGCTCGCGCCGCGCGACTACCTGTCCACCTTCCTGAAGATTGGCACCGTGCTGCTGCTGGCGGTGGGCATCGTGCTGGCGGCGCCGCACATGAAGATGCCGGCGGTGACGCGCTTCGTGGACGGCTCCGGGCCGGTGTTCTCCGGCAGCCTCTTCCCGTTCCTCTTCATCACCATCGCGTGCGGCGCGGTGTCCGGGTGGCACTCGCTCATCGCGTCCGGCACCACGCCGAAGATGCTCGCCACGGAGGCCGACGCGAGGCTCGTGGGCTACGGCGCCATGCTGATGGAGGCCTTCGTGGCCATCATGGCGCTCATCGCCGCGTCGGTGCTGGAGCCGGGCGTCTACTTCGCCATGAACTCGCCCGCGGCGCTCATTGGCACGGAAGCGGCGCAGGCGGCGGCGACGATCAGCCAGTGGGGCTTCGTCATCACCCCGGAGGTGCTGGAGCAGACGGCGCGCGACATCGGTGAGACGACCATCCTGTCCCGCGCGGGCGGTGCGCCCACGCTGGCGGTGGGCATGGCGCAGATCCTCCACGGGCTGGTGTCCGGGCAGGGGATGATGGCCTTCTGGTACCACTACGCCATCCTCTTCGAGGCCCTCTTCATCCTCACCACCGTGGACGCCGGCACGCGCGTGGGGCGCTTCATGATCCAGGAGCTGGCGGGCCTGGTGTACGCGCCGCTCAAGCGCACGGAGTCCTGGGGCGCGAACCTGCTGGCCACCGCGCTGTGCGTGGCCGCCTGGGGCTACTTCCTCTACCAGGGCGTGGTGGATCCGCTGGGCGGCATCAACACGCTGTGGCCGCTGTTCGGCATCGCCAACCAGATGCTCGCCGCGGTGGCGCTCACGCTGGGCTGCGTGGCGCTGGTGAAGATGAAGCGCGAGCGCTACGTCTGGGTGCCTGGCATCCCCGCCGCGTGGCTGGTGCTGTGCACGCTCACCGCCGGCTTCCAGAAGGTGTTCGGCGGCGACGTGCGCGTGAGCTTCGTGGCCCACGCGCGGGCCTTCTCCCAGGCGGTGGCCGAAGGCCGTCTCATCGCCCCGGCGAAGTCCGTGGAGGAGATGGAGGCCATCATCCACAATGACTACCTGGATGCCGGCCTCACCGTGTTCTTCATGGGGGTGGTGGTGGCGACGATCCTCTTTGGCGTGCGCGCCGCGCTCCGGGCTCGGAGCTCGCCGGTGCCCACCTCGCACGAGACGCCCTACGTGGCCGCCGCCGTCCCGGTGGAGCCGTGA
- a CDS encoding S41 family peptidase — translation MSGGGGSGRGAILLVVAGLLAACATPHAASKASAADGYGVWRSRGYGWLLTVTPEGLRLHHETAAGCYPDPATPAELMEMFGVREPGPSADVRDFLAGPGETRYRFDRLTALPARCDTPHVWSALEMFDVFRATFAEHYAAFPQRDPDWLAHLDAQRSRVTPGMDGRALFTLFADALRSLNDAHVELVADDASSDTLTYEPRPTGTFEMLADAAVAMERPAREVQREWMRAYRDGILQTVLRGEGHHVANQRILWGFAAPRVAYLNLLTMGGFVAGEEGKTPTLDQELAALEPALDAALTAFAGADAVILDVSNNRGGYDAVARAVAERFTARPVRAYSKWATGAQGVPPQVFTLQPSSRPSFHGPVYVVTSDVTVSAGEVLTLALRALPNVVHVGTATRGAFSDMLVKPLPNGWTVHLSNEHYADAQGQEYEARGLPPQRPLEVFKSEDLWHSHALALRALADSLVPPEAKPTP, via the coding sequence GTGTCGGGTGGTGGAGGAAGTGGGCGCGGAGCCATTCTCCTCGTCGTCGCGGGGCTGCTCGCCGCGTGCGCCACGCCGCACGCCGCATCGAAGGCCAGCGCCGCGGACGGGTACGGCGTGTGGCGCTCGCGCGGCTACGGCTGGCTGCTCACGGTGACGCCCGAGGGACTGCGGCTGCACCACGAGACGGCGGCGGGGTGCTATCCGGATCCGGCGACACCGGCGGAGCTCATGGAGATGTTCGGTGTGCGGGAGCCGGGGCCCTCGGCGGACGTCCGGGACTTCCTCGCCGGGCCAGGGGAGACGCGCTACCGCTTCGACCGCCTGACGGCCCTGCCCGCCCGCTGCGACACGCCGCACGTGTGGAGCGCGCTGGAGATGTTCGACGTGTTCCGGGCGACCTTCGCGGAGCACTACGCCGCCTTCCCCCAGCGAGACCCGGACTGGCTGGCCCACCTGGACGCGCAGCGCTCGCGGGTGACACCGGGCATGGACGGCCGCGCGCTGTTCACCCTCTTCGCGGACGCGCTCCGTTCGCTCAACGATGCGCACGTGGAGCTGGTCGCGGACGACGCGTCCTCGGATACGTTGACGTACGAGCCCCGTCCCACGGGCACGTTCGAGATGCTGGCGGATGCGGCCGTGGCCATGGAGCGTCCCGCCAGGGAGGTGCAGCGCGAATGGATGCGCGCGTACCGCGACGGCATCCTCCAGACCGTGCTGCGCGGAGAGGGCCATCACGTCGCGAACCAGCGCATCCTCTGGGGCTTCGCCGCACCCCGCGTCGCCTACCTCAACCTGCTGACGATGGGCGGCTTCGTCGCCGGAGAGGAGGGAAAGACGCCCACGCTGGACCAGGAACTGGCCGCGCTGGAGCCGGCGCTGGACGCGGCGCTGACAGCCTTCGCGGGCGCGGACGCGGTCATCCTGGACGTGAGCAACAACCGGGGTGGCTACGACGCCGTGGCCCGCGCCGTCGCGGAGCGCTTCACGGCCCGCCCCGTGCGCGCGTACTCCAAGTGGGCGACGGGGGCGCAGGGCGTTCCGCCGCAGGTGTTCACGCTCCAGCCCTCGTCGCGTCCGTCCTTCCACGGGCCCGTGTACGTGGTGACGAGCGACGTCACGGTCAGCGCGGGCGAGGTCCTCACGCTGGCCCTGCGAGCGCTCCCGAACGTCGTCCACGTGGGCACGGCCACGCGAGGCGCGTTCTCCGACATGCTCGTCAAGCCGCTGCCCAACGGATGGACGGTGCACCTGTCGAACGAGCACTACGCCGACGCGCAGGGCCAGGAGTACGAGGCCCGGGGCCTGCCGCCCCAGCGCCCTCTGGAGGTCTTCAAGAGCGAGGACCTGTGGCACTCGCATGCGCTCGCCCTCCGTGCGCTGGCGGATTCGCTGGTGCCTCCGGAGGCGAAGCCCACGCCGTAG
- a CDS encoding DUF6321 domain-containing protein, with protein sequence MPTRSPTRKSVTRTRRLKDPKGGLTAAGREWFHEKEGANLKPGVKGKADTPEKMRRKGSFLRRHFAHPRGPMVDDHGKPTRLALSARAWGEPVPKDSAGAKRLATKGTKLLERYHAAQERAKPAAKRSGAKKTRTAVAARRATAKKPATRKRAKKS encoded by the coding sequence ATGCCGACCCGGTCTCCCACCCGCAAGAGCGTCACGCGCACGCGGCGCCTGAAGGATCCGAAGGGCGGCCTCACCGCCGCGGGCCGTGAGTGGTTCCACGAGAAGGAAGGCGCGAACCTCAAGCCCGGCGTGAAGGGCAAGGCGGACACGCCGGAGAAGATGCGCAGGAAGGGCAGCTTCCTGCGCCGTCACTTCGCGCACCCGCGCGGGCCCATGGTGGATGACCACGGCAAGCCCACGCGCCTCGCCCTGTCCGCCCGCGCCTGGGGCGAACCCGTGCCGAAGGACAGCGCGGGAGCGAAGCGGCTCGCCACCAAGGGCACGAAGCTCCTGGAGCGCTACCACGCGGCGCAGGAGAGAGCGAAGCCCGCCGCCAAACGCTCCGGCGCCAAGAAGACGCGGACCGCCGTGGCCGCCCGCCGCGCGACGGCGAAGAAGCCCGCGACGCGGAAGCGCGCGAAGAAGTCCTGA